The genomic interval CATGAAAATCGATCTTTCCAGGATTCCTCTGGGAAGGACAACCCTGTCCGCTGGCCTTCGGCCCGAGTCTTTGAACATACGGCAGGAGGACTATTTTCTGAACCTGAGGATCCCGGAAGCCGATTTTCCTGTAAATGTGAAGCCCCTGCCTTTGGTTTTTTCCTTTGAATATGATGATACGATCAATGTCCCGGGCATAAAGGATATGGCATCAGCCCTCTTTTTCAGTTCCGGTCTTCCGTTTTCGCTGGCAGAACAGACCGATACTTCAGAATACCTCCTCAGATGCAAACTGATAGTTGAGGATTTCCCCCGCTACAGGGATAACAGCCTGGAGATTTCCCAAGCCCGTTTAATAATTCAGGTAGAGTCCGGGGATCAGATTCTTCATACATACGAGAGCGGTACAATGAAGGACGGAGGACTGACGATCGATCAGGCCCACGAGCGGGCAGTTAAAAAGCTTTTTCAAAAGCTGAAAAGCGAACAGGCATACCTGCCGGGCTTGATTTCCGCACTGCCGATCAGGGTGTCACGATAAAGTGCCTTCCGGCTTTCGGTACTTGAAAAAATCATGTCCATTCGATAGCTTTGGATACCTATTCAAGCTACCGGAGGGTTCATGGCAGAACTAGGATTTCCTTTACAGAACGAGGCCCTGTGGGCGCTGTTACTGTTTATCAATTTTTTCACCATTATCGTCCTGTACCGCGTAATGGGAAAAACCGGGCTCTATATCTGGATACCCATCTCTGTAATTATTGCCAATATCCAGGTCCTGAAGACGGTGAATATTTTCGGTTTTACCGCGACCCTGGGCAACATTGTATACGCAACATCCTTTCTTGTTACGGATATTCTTTCCGAAAACTATGGGAAAAACGAGGCGAAAAAGGCGGTTTGGGTAGGTTTCTTTGCAATTTTCGTAATGACTCTTTTTATGAATATTGCTATCTGGTTTGTCCCGGCACCGTCGGATTTTGCCCAGGAGGCACTCTCTTCAATCTTCCTGATCATGCCTCGAATAGCCGGAGCAAGCCTTGCGGCATATATTCTTTCCCAGCGCCACGATGTCTGGGCCTACAGTTTCTGGCGCAACCGTTTTCCGGAAGACAGACAGATATGGATCCGTAACAATCTGAGTACAATGGTCAGTCAGCTGATCGATTCGATTGTCTTTGTACTCATTGCCTTCTGGGGCTTATATGAAATGCGGGTGCTCATGGATATTCTGATTACAACTTACGTTATCAAATGGCTGGTCGCCGTCGCCGATACGCCCTTTATCTACTGGGCAAAGCGGATACGGGAGAAGTATCTGTAAAACAACAGCCCGGCGAAAAGCCGGGCCGGTAATTTAGAACTCGTTGACCTCGGCATCGTAATCCACGTCCGGAACACTGAAACCATTAAGCCTCAGAAAGTCTTCCCGGTAGCCGTCCATATCGCCGATTTCTTCAATATTTCCGGAATCAACCTGTTCCCAGAGTGTTGTTACCTCGTTCTGCACA from Marispirochaeta sp. carries:
- a CDS encoding queuosine precursor transporter; amino-acid sequence: MAELGFPLQNEALWALLLFINFFTIIVLYRVMGKTGLYIWIPISVIIANIQVLKTVNIFGFTATLGNIVYATSFLVTDILSENYGKNEAKKAVWVGFFAIFVMTLFMNIAIWFVPAPSDFAQEALSSIFLIMPRIAGASLAAYILSQRHDVWAYSFWRNRFPEDRQIWIRNNLSTMVSQLIDSIVFVLIAFWGLYEMRVLMDILITTYVIKWLVAVADTPFIYWAKRIREKYL